One stretch of Brettanomyces nanus chromosome 4, complete sequence DNA includes these proteins:
- a CDS encoding uncharacterized protein (EggNog:ENOG41) — protein sequence MLNPNGPVHPHTNAVADADGTPNSSGHDTDNNNNNNNNSNSINETTTGNTLGFDYANWEDAAEDFNFLGESASLPIDSTTGTVTTAATAGFSPVNTTTNTAASPTDYALQLQQYQNMLIETQNIAGFKQQMSSHRGKNIGQSGSTGSPGTPASAAELVSMGASTNEDERHSAKTAAISSTIPVRMSISNNKQQRLLDPRDQTAVTFSQASQAHDHTQNGSLPPQQSPYTQIPYAVSPSPMTPFVQAYTGSPNSLMSQPSGPYQQQLALQMAQMTAASQQQILRSSYNTTSPGSSSNLSMTNTGLRGGRGTFRKHREPPQPRTKVRPCDHCRRRKTKCVMIPEINSCKMCQAKGLKCTFTESSSSLKRGLSSSETTSKRMRIEDPTIQPPPNIPVRDVHPIRDYATMPGRSLLKKTLSLQYPRSSFYVGTTAIYDPIFLERISLDKIDQFTLDKTNSIRKVSDTVQFVLRDDFSEALYEKSERDADIVERYVAPHGQALIDLYFRTVHPSFPVLHKKIFLEKYSRTHREFGAPLLAAVYLLAIQWWDYDPTLSQFPKPNVESLHRFAIRSFGDVIHRPKLSAVQAGLLLLQCRTPDTSDKNWLLCSQVVALAEDLGLGLECGNWRLPRWERGLRRRLAWAVYVQDKWSSLLEARPSHIIEGKNWLVKKVSDEDFPEKGNDLDSMKAGSADVENGKKSFKQMISLSDILSQILDTFYTPSGMEQIRSIDKVLSNAKPLQLKLRNWYHSLPKELQMSSLKPRQFNNNGTLQLSYFATEITLHRRIICVLYQQSDPAPSQELVRVCRNAAHTRLIASIEFARDLKAEHMQAFWYSSAVNNFALIGVFAALLYVTSGSTSEAASYKEQLFDYRWILKVNSRSFDIASRALEKIDGLLKNIPGLLNEYNSASAIASTGYESHKREKVEKGKTTSATTTTTADKPSLTSTSKKSAKEEKHNKDKSDGKLTDAAGTSSRASDVATSLTHKGSIKGSIGSLSSLQNGKSPIKLMKHGRSQQNQTDSADDSDNATPLHDDMATPMHATTPASQGSAQSAVKKEDTL from the coding sequence ATGTTAAATCCTAACGGTCCTGTACATCCGCATACCAATGCAGTAGCCGATGCTGACGGTACTCCGAATTCAAGTGGTCATGATAcagataataataataataacaaTAACAATAGCAATAGCATCAACGAGACCACAACCGGAAATACCTTGGGTTTTGACTATGCCAATTGGGAAGATGCTGCCGAAgatttcaacttcttgggCGAGTCTGCCAGTCTTCCCATTGATTCTACAACAGGAACTGTCACCACTGCAGCTACGGCGGGGTTTTCGCCAGTGAATACGACTACAAATACAGCTGCTTCTCCTACAGATTATGCTCTGCAGCTTCAGCAATATCAGAATATGCTGATAGAGACTCAAAATATCGCAGGCTTTAAGCAGCAGATGTCTTCTCATCGTGGTAAAAATATAGGACAGTCAGGGTCTACTGGAAGTCCCGGAACTCCTGCCTCTGCTGCCGAGCTTGTCTCTATGGGAGCTTCTACTAATGAGGATGAGCGGCATTCTGCAAAGACAGCCGCAATAAGCTCTACGATACCTGTGCGAATGTCAATATCGAACAATAAGCAACAGCGGTTGTTGGACCCTAGAGATCAGACAGCAGTGACTTTTTCACAGGCAAGCCAGGCTCACGATCATACTCAGAATGGTTCGTTGCCACCACAGCAGTCTCCTTACACCCAGATCCCCTACGCAGTATCACCTTCACCTATGACTCCCTTTGTTCAAGCCTATACGGGATCTCCAAATTCCCTGATGAGTCAACCTTCAGGTCCATATCAACAACAGCTGGCTCTGCAGATGGCTCAAATGACTGCCGCCAGTCAGCAGCAGATTCTTCGTTCTTCTTATAACACTACGTCTCCGGGTAGTTCATCCAATCTATCTATGACCAACACAGGTTTGCGTGGTGGTAGAGGAACATTTCGCAAGCATCGTGAACCTCCTCAACCTCGAACAAAAGTGAGGCCCTGTGATCACTGtcgaagaaggaagacAAAATGTGTAATGATTCCAGAGATCAACTCCTGTAAGATGTGCCAGGCCAAAGGCTTAAAGTGCACCTTTACAGAATCGAGCTCGTCTCTTAAGCGTGGGCTTTCTAGCTCTGAGACAACCTCCAAGCGAATGCGCATCGAAGACCCTACTATCCAGCCACCACCTAATATCCCTGTAAGAGATGTCCATCCGATACGGGACTATGCTACTATGCCAGGGAGGTCATTACTCAAGAAAACACTCAGTCTCCAGTATCCACGGTCGAGTTTCTATGTTGGTACTACGGCCATTTATGATCCAATCTTCTTAGAAAGGATATCTTTGGACAAGATAGATCAATTTACCCTTGACAAAACAAATTCAATAAGGAAGGTGTCAGACACCGTTCAGTTTGTACTACGAGACGATTTCAGCGAAGCTTTGTATGAGAAATCTGAACGTGATGCGGATATAGTAGAGAGGTATGTTGCTCCGCATGGACAGGCTCTTATTGACCTGTATTTTCGTACTGTTCATCCTTCATTTCCCGTTTTGCACAAGAAGATCTTTCTTGAAAAGTATTCGAGAACTCACAGAGAGTTTGGTGCACCCCTTCTTGCTGCGGTATATCTTTTGGCCATTCAGTGGTGGGATTACGATCCAACATTGTCCCAGTTTCCTAAACCTAACGTGGAATCGTTGCACAGATTTGCCATTCGCTCATTTGGCGATGTCATACACCGTCCAAAGTTGAGTGCCGTTCAAGCAGGATTGCTTTTACTTCAATGTCGGACACCAGACACGTCGGACAAGAACTGGCTGCTTTGTTCCCAGGTCGTTGCACTAGCAGAAGACCTTGGATTAGGTTTAGAATGCGGTAATTGGAGATTACCGCGATGGGAAAGGGGCTTAAGACGTCGACTTGCCTGGGCAGTATATGTTCAGGACAAATGGTCGTCGCTGTTGGAAGCTAGACCTAGCCATATCATTGAAGGTAAAAACTGGTTGGTTAAGAAGGTGAGTGATGAGGACTTTCCTGAGAAAGGTAATGATCTCGACAGCATGAAGGCTGGATCAGCGGATGTCGAAAACGGTAAGAAGTCATTTAAACAGATGATTTCACTTAGTGATATTCTCAGCCAGATATTGGACACTTTTTATACACCTTCTGGTATGGAGCAGATCAGGAGTATTGACAAAGTTCTTTCCAATGCTAAACCACTTCAGTTGAAGCTTCGCAACTGGTACCATTCGCTTCCCAAAGAGCTGCAGATGAGCTCTTTGAAGCCTCGTCAGTTCAACAATAATGGAACTCTTCAGTTATCCTACTTTGCTACAGAGATTACATTACATCGCCGTATCATTTGTGTCTTGTATCAACAGTCAGACCCTGCGCCGTCGCAGGAACTTGTACGGGTTTGCCGTAATGCTGCACACACCAGACTAATCGCGTCGATTGAGTTTGCGCGTGACTTGAAGGCTGAACATATGCAGGCCTTCTGGTACTCATCCGCAGTGAACAATTTTGCACTGATCGGAGTATTTGCTGCTCTTTTGTATGTGACTTCGGGTTCTACCAGCGAAGCTGCTAGTTACAAGGAGCAGCTTTTTGATTATCGATGGATTCTCAAAGTGAACTCTCGAAGCTTTGACATTGCTAGTCGTGCCTTGGAAAAGATCGATGGtttattgaagaatattccTGGTCTTTTAAACGAGTATAATTCTGCATCTGCTATTGCGAGTACTGGATATGAATCGcataaaagagaaaaggtaGAAAAGGGTAAAACTACCAGTGCCACTACCACAACCACCGCTGATAAGCCTTCTTTGACGAGTACTAGTAAGAAGAGTGCCAAGGAGGAAAAACATAACAAAGATAAAAGTGATGGTAAATTGACAGATGCAGCGGGAACCAGTTCCAGAGCAAGTGATGTGGCGACTTCTTTG